One genomic region from Paroceanicella profunda encodes:
- a CDS encoding DUF5337 domain-containing protein yields MADRNETGTNTRAAAIVIVATMLLWMGGSMLGGEIGLPVRYAFLLDFAALGGFAWALIVLCRAWRKGREEGK; encoded by the coding sequence ATGGCAGACCGCAACGAGACAGGGACGAACACCCGCGCAGCCGCCATCGTGATCGTGGCGACCATGCTGCTGTGGATGGGCGGCTCGATGCTTGGCGGTGAGATCGGTCTCCCCGTCCGCTATGCTTTTCTGCTGGATTTTGCGGCGCTTGGAGGCTTTGCCTGGGCGCTGATCGTGCTCTGCCGGGCCTGGCGCAAGGGCCGTGAGGAAGGGAAGTAA
- the nuoE gene encoding NADH-quinone oxidoreductase subunit NuoE, giving the protein MLRRLHPEQPESFAFTDANLEWAKGQLLKYPEGRQASAVIPLLWRAQEQEGWVSRPAIEYVAEFLGMAYIRVLEIATFYFMFQLQPVGKTAHIQVCGTTSCMICGAEDLISVCREKIAPHAFELSGDGRFSWEEVECLGACANAPMVQIGKDFYEDLSRESFIDILETLARGEVPVPGSRIGRFAAEPAGGVTALKQFAIPQDKHNASVDRALVLADTIARITGDETPYAYQPGPARQVEGPAHQAEGPATDPEPPVPEQGERQAAEELHATESKGRPEGTDHVAEADAGVAPARLDGPRDGQADSLQAISGLGPKAEKALNAIGIYHLDQIAAWTPENLVWIDAQIGFLNGRPLRENWVAKAKEALGPKA; this is encoded by the coding sequence ATGCTCCGCCGTCTTCACCCCGAACAGCCCGAGAGCTTCGCTTTCACCGACGCCAACCTGGAATGGGCGAAGGGGCAGCTGCTGAAATACCCCGAGGGGCGTCAGGCGTCGGCCGTGATCCCGCTGCTCTGGCGCGCTCAGGAGCAGGAGGGCTGGGTGTCCCGGCCCGCCATCGAGTATGTGGCCGAGTTCCTCGGGATGGCCTATATCCGCGTTCTGGAAATCGCCACATTCTACTTCATGTTCCAGCTACAACCCGTTGGGAAGACGGCACATATCCAGGTGTGCGGCACCACGTCCTGCATGATTTGCGGCGCGGAGGACCTGATCTCGGTGTGCCGGGAGAAGATCGCGCCGCACGCCTTCGAGCTCAGCGGGGACGGCCGGTTCTCCTGGGAAGAGGTGGAGTGCCTCGGCGCTTGCGCGAACGCACCGATGGTTCAGATCGGCAAGGATTTCTATGAGGATCTCTCGCGTGAGAGCTTCATCGACATCCTCGAGACGCTCGCCCGCGGCGAAGTGCCCGTGCCCGGGTCGCGCATCGGTCGGTTCGCGGCAGAGCCCGCCGGCGGCGTGACCGCGCTCAAGCAGTTCGCCATTCCGCAGGACAAGCACAACGCCTCCGTGGACCGCGCACTCGTGCTCGCGGACACCATCGCCCGCATCACCGGGGACGAGACGCCCTATGCCTACCAGCCCGGCCCCGCCCGACAAGTGGAGGGCCCGGCCCATCAGGCCGAGGGGCCGGCGACGGACCCGGAGCCGCCGGTTCCAGAGCAGGGGGAGCGCCAGGCCGCCGAGGAGCTTCACGCGACGGAATCCAAGGGGCGCCCCGAGGGTACCGACCACGTGGCAGAGGCGGATGCCGGTGTCGCGCCCGCGCGTCTGGACGGCCCGCGGGACGGGCAGGCCGATTCCTTGCAGGCGATTTCCGGTCTCGGCCCCAAGGCCGAGAAGGCGCTGAACGCCATCGGCATCTACCATCTCGACCAGATCGCCGCCTGGACGCCGGAGAACCTGGTGTGGATCGACGCGCAGATCGGCTTCCTGAACGGGCGGCCCTTGCGCGAGAACTGGGTGGCCAAGGCGAAGGAGGCTCTCGGCCCGAAGGCCTGA
- a CDS encoding NADH-quinone oxidoreductase subunit D, which produces MMDGSQDILTGEQRIRNFNINFGPQHPAAHGVLRMVLELDGEIVERTDPHIGLLHRGTEKLMESRTYLQNLPYFDRLDYVAPMNQEHAWCLAIEKLTGTVISRRASLIRVLYCEIGRILNHLLNVTTQAMDVGALTPPLWGFEEREKLVIFYERASGARFHAAYFRPGGVHQDLPPKLIDDIFQWTEEFPQVLDDLDGLITENRIFKQRNVNIAIISQQEALDYGYSGVMVRGSGMAWDLRRAQPYECYDEFDFRIPVGRNGDCYDRYICRMQEMRESVKIMRQAIEKLEKTKGEDVMVRGKIAPPPRGEMKTSMEALIHHFKLYTEGFHVPAGEVYACVEAPKGEFGVYLVSDGSNKPYRAKIRAPGYAHLASMDHICKGHQLADVSAILGSLDIVFGEVDR; this is translated from the coding sequence ATGATGGACGGTTCCCAGGACATCCTCACCGGCGAACAGCGGATCCGGAACTTCAACATCAACTTCGGGCCCCAGCACCCGGCCGCGCACGGCGTGCTGCGCATGGTGCTGGAGCTGGACGGCGAGATCGTGGAGCGCACGGACCCGCACATCGGCCTGCTGCACCGCGGCACCGAGAAGCTGATGGAAAGCCGCACCTACCTGCAGAACCTGCCGTATTTCGACAGGCTGGACTACGTGGCGCCGATGAACCAGGAACACGCCTGGTGCCTGGCGATCGAGAAGCTCACCGGCACGGTGATCTCGCGCCGCGCCTCGCTGATCCGGGTGCTCTACTGCGAGATCGGCCGCATCCTGAACCACCTGCTCAACGTCACCACCCAGGCCATGGACGTGGGCGCGCTCACCCCGCCGCTCTGGGGCTTCGAGGAGCGCGAGAAGCTGGTGATCTTCTACGAGCGGGCCTCCGGCGCCCGATTCCACGCCGCCTATTTCCGCCCCGGCGGCGTTCACCAGGACCTGCCGCCGAAGCTGATCGACGACATCTTCCAGTGGACCGAGGAATTCCCCCAGGTGCTGGACGACCTGGACGGGCTCATCACCGAGAACCGCATCTTCAAGCAGCGCAACGTGAACATCGCCATCATCTCGCAGCAGGAGGCGCTGGACTACGGCTATTCCGGCGTGATGGTGCGCGGCTCCGGCATGGCCTGGGACCTGCGGCGCGCGCAGCCCTACGAATGCTATGACGAGTTCGACTTCCGCATCCCCGTGGGGCGCAACGGTGACTGCTATGACCGCTACATCTGTCGCATGCAGGAGATGCGCGAGAGCGTGAAGATCATGCGCCAGGCCATTGAAAAGCTTGAGAAGACCAAGGGCGAAGACGTGATGGTGCGCGGCAAGATCGCCCCGCCGCCGCGCGGTGAGATGAAAACCTCGATGGAGGCGCTCATCCACCACTTCAAGCTCTACACCGAGGGTTTCCATGTGCCCGCGGGCGAGGTCTATGCCTGCGTCGAGGCGCCGAAGGGCGAATTCGGCGTCTATCTCGTGTCCGACGGTTCCAACAAGCCCTATCGCGCCAAGATCCGCGCACCCGGGTATGCGCATCTCGCCTCGATGGACCACATCTGCAAGGGCCACCAGCTGGCCGATGTTTCCGCCATCCTCGGCTCGCTCGACATCGTGTTCGGCGAGGTGGACCGCTGA
- a CDS encoding sulfotransferase family protein — MQDIQATVLFGIGAQKAGTTWLHDWFATNPAVHVSPVKEAHYFDALLHPGERGHVTLRARQLEDIAKRLRTAGGPKHFANLHGQAERMVKLLSIHAGDPESDSAYLDWLFADHRGQPVVTDITPSYATLDRAGFARMAAVAPRTRFLFVLRDPVERLWSAMRMTGAREAEARGTDFASTVRRWYDAVLAGEQPRQSERSDYLRTLTELEAAVPAGHSLTVFFEDLFTPETLGRITAFLGLPAHPGGAVAPSNAGRRLEIDTERRAAGVAALAADYTFIAERFGDALPAAWRRQMAYLPARAEV; from the coding sequence GTGCAGGACATTCAGGCGACAGTGCTATTCGGTATCGGCGCGCAGAAGGCGGGGACCACCTGGCTCCACGACTGGTTCGCGACCAATCCGGCCGTGCATGTCTCCCCGGTGAAGGAGGCGCATTACTTCGATGCCCTGCTGCATCCGGGGGAGCGCGGGCATGTCACCCTGCGCGCGCGTCAGCTCGAGGACATCGCCAAGCGCCTGCGCACGGCCGGTGGCCCGAAGCATTTCGCCAACCTGCACGGCCAGGCCGAGCGCATGGTGAAGCTGCTCTCCATCCATGCCGGGGACCCGGAGAGCGACAGCGCCTATCTCGACTGGCTGTTCGCCGACCATCGCGGCCAGCCGGTGGTGACCGACATCACGCCCTCCTACGCCACGCTGGACCGGGCGGGCTTCGCGCGCATGGCCGCGGTCGCGCCCCGGACGCGCTTTCTCTTCGTGCTGCGCGATCCGGTGGAGCGGCTCTGGTCGGCCATGCGGATGACCGGCGCGCGCGAGGCCGAGGCGCGGGGCACCGACTTCGCGTCGACCGTGCGGCGCTGGTATGACGCCGTGCTGGCAGGCGAGCAGCCCCGCCAGTCCGAGCGGTCGGACTACCTGCGCACCCTTACCGAGCTGGAGGCGGCAGTGCCCGCCGGGCACAGTCTCACCGTCTTCTTCGAGGATCTCTTCACGCCGGAGACCCTGGGCCGCATCACCGCGTTCCTCGGCCTGCCGGCGCATCCGGGCGGCGCGGTGGCACCGTCGAACGCCGGACGCCGGCTCGAGATCGACACGGAGCGTCGCGCCGCCGGCGTCGCGGCGCTGGCAGCCGATTACACCTTCATCGCGGAGCGTTTCGGCGACGCGCTTCCCGCGGCCTGGCGCCGTCAGATGGCGTATCTCCCCGCCCGGGCGGAGGTGTGA
- a CDS encoding NADH-quinone oxidoreductase subunit C, whose amino-acid sequence MSDALTELAALLELRKPDAFVSATIAYDELTVIVARTQIPDLVSFLRDDRACRFGTLIDITAADYPERDRRFEVVYHFLSMHQNLRIRLKVQVREDEIVPSITPIHPSANWFEREVFDMFGVLFSGHPDLRRILTDYGFRGHPLRKDFPTTGYVETRYDESAKRVVYEPVELVQDYRLFDFMSPWEGAQYILPGDEKQEKA is encoded by the coding sequence ATGAGCGACGCCCTTACCGAACTCGCCGCGCTCCTGGAGCTGCGCAAACCGGATGCCTTCGTCTCGGCGACCATCGCCTATGACGAGCTCACGGTGATCGTGGCGCGCACCCAGATCCCGGACCTGGTGAGCTTCCTGCGCGACGACCGGGCCTGCCGCTTCGGCACGCTCATCGACATCACGGCCGCCGACTATCCGGAGCGCGACCGGCGCTTCGAGGTGGTCTACCACTTCCTCTCCATGCATCAGAACCTGCGAATCCGCCTCAAGGTTCAGGTGCGCGAGGACGAGATCGTGCCGTCGATCACCCCGATCCACCCTTCGGCGAACTGGTTCGAGCGCGAGGTGTTCGACATGTTCGGCGTGCTGTTCTCCGGCCACCCGGACCTGCGGCGCATCCTCACCGACTACGGCTTCCGCGGCCATCCGCTGCGCAAGGATTTCCCCACCACGGGCTATGTCGAGACCCGTTACGACGAAAGCGCGAAGCGCGTCGTCTACGAGCCGGTCGAACTGGTGCAGGACTATCGCCTGTTCGATTTCATGAGCCCCTGGGAGGGCGCGCAGTACATCCTCCCCGGTGACGAGAAACAGGAGAAGGCGTAA
- a CDS encoding NuoB/complex I 20 kDa subunit family protein, translating into MTPALATTAGPDKDVQARQLSDQLADKGFLLTTADDLINWARTGSLFWMTFGLACCAVEMMHTSMPRYDAERFGFAPRASPRQSDVMIVAGTLTNKMAPALRKVYDQMPEPRYVISMGSCANGGGYYHYSYSVVRGCDRIVPVDIYVPGCPPTAEALLYGILQLQRKIRRTGTIAR; encoded by the coding sequence ATGACGCCAGCTCTCGCCACCACGGCAGGTCCGGACAAGGACGTGCAGGCGCGCCAGCTTTCCGACCAGCTCGCGGACAAGGGCTTCCTGCTCACCACGGCGGATGACCTGATCAACTGGGCCCGCACGGGCTCGCTGTTCTGGATGACCTTCGGCCTCGCCTGCTGCGCGGTGGAGATGATGCACACCTCCATGCCGCGCTACGACGCCGAGCGCTTCGGCTTCGCGCCGCGCGCCAGCCCGCGCCAGTCCGACGTGATGATCGTGGCCGGCACGCTCACCAACAAGATGGCCCCGGCGCTGCGCAAGGTCTACGACCAGATGCCGGAGCCGCGCTACGTGATCTCCATGGGCTCCTGTGCCAATGGCGGCGGCTACTACCATTATTCCTACTCGGTGGTGCGCGGCTGTGACCGCATCGTGCCGGTGGACATCTACGTGCCCGGCTGCCCCCCGACGGCGGAGGCGCTGCTCTACGGCATCCTGCAGCTGCAGCGGAAGATCCGCCGCACCGGCACCATTGCGCGCTGA
- a CDS encoding NADH-quinone oxidoreductase subunit A, whose amino-acid sequence MDELLREYLPILIFLGIAIGLGLVLILAAVVLAVRRPDAEKISAYECGFNAFDDARMKFDVRFYLVSILFIIFDLEVAFLFPWAVAFKDVGTFGFWSMIVFLGVLTVGFIYEWKKGALEWE is encoded by the coding sequence ATGGACGAGCTTCTGAGGGAATATCTTCCCATTCTCATCTTTCTCGGTATTGCCATCGGACTGGGACTCGTCCTGATCCTCGCTGCTGTGGTGCTTGCCGTAAGACGGCCCGACGCCGAGAAGATTTCCGCCTACGAGTGCGGGTTCAACGCCTTTGACGATGCGCGCATGAAATTCGACGTGCGCTTCTACCTCGTCTCCATCCTCTTCATCATCTTCGACCTCGAGGTCGCCTTCCTGTTCCCCTGGGCCGTGGCCTTCAAGGACGTGGGCACCTTCGGCTTCTGGTCGATGATCGTGTTCCTGGGCGTGCTCACCGTGGGCTTCATCTACGAATGGAAGAAAGGGGCGCTCGAATGGGAATGA
- a CDS encoding M10 family metallopeptidase produces MAHEPDGVIDYGATPYTSFTVGSGDQDTDGLLAGARWSNASLSYSFTSVFAGDYSSGYPNYSSHSSSFSSFSAKQEAAAESWLAMYAAVSGLSFIELDGAPGALDEDQEATLRFANSGHPSTAYAYYPGSSEYNGDMWFNGSGDDPDMGDYDWHTIGHELGHALGLKHGQETGGIAGAMTAAHDSMEFSIMTYRSYQGDPLVGGYSNGSTSYAQSLMMYDIAAIQEMYGANFSTNNTSTTYTFSTTTGEMSINGVGQGAPLGNIIFRTIWDGNGTDTYDLSNYSTDLDIDLRPGYWIDLDKNANFQTAYLGDGNYARGSIFNALQYNGDTRSLIENANGGSGDDTIYGNAANNTLRGNAGNDRVDGGMKNSTVGTGNDYLYGGSGNDQVDGDDGNDYGYGGSGSDYVYGDEGSDFLYGADDISGNGSLAGDVDRLYGGADNDYLRGGDNVDYLYGGTQDDELRGNAGNDYLYGGGGVDEADYSQATGAVTVNLETGTATGADGNDVLGTIENIEGSGYSDTLTGDSKNNVIRGGAGYDTITAGAGADTVYGGADGDTFIDTHTGGSAFDHYDGGSGSDTLVSDETWVDSVLFSIANGAMTYNGSTYDTFTGIENFTLGGGADFYGDANANRVIINDTGPSSSNTILTYGGNDQVYSGIGNDYVSAGDGDYDYVYETSGNDTLYGGAGAYDYLSYANTVGAVHIDVGANTVTGDGGNDYISGFERFALAHGGSSFVGTSGAETVYGGTGDDVIDLGTGVDYVSASSGNDTVIDRDSSSGEYAYGGAGNDTYVNDLTYVDSVLFDMSAGQMTYASSVYKNFSSFENLTTGGGADVIGTNGANIITVNDNGGYNENSVSGGGGNDVIRTNSGDDLLFGGDGVDTLYSGAGNDMAYGGNQGDLIYGANGDDYIDGGGQWDRLYGGNGNDTLVGGWGNDKLDGGTGDDLLEGNGGSDTFIFTANWGDDTIVNGDFTAGTGTEDVLDFSALGITLADLTISVLAGTGTLISYVAGGDSVVLEGVNMASLDYSDDFVFV; encoded by the coding sequence ATGGCCCACGAACCCGATGGCGTCATCGACTACGGTGCGACCCCCTATACCAGCTTCACTGTAGGCAGCGGAGACCAGGATACGGATGGTCTCCTCGCCGGTGCGCGCTGGTCCAACGCCAGCCTGAGCTACAGCTTCACCAGCGTGTTCGCCGGGGATTACTCCTCCGGCTATCCGAACTACAGTTCCCACAGCAGCTCCTTCAGCAGCTTTTCGGCCAAGCAGGAAGCTGCTGCCGAATCCTGGCTGGCAATGTATGCCGCCGTCTCGGGCCTGAGCTTCATCGAGCTCGACGGTGCGCCCGGCGCGCTGGACGAGGACCAGGAAGCCACCCTGCGCTTCGCCAATTCCGGTCATCCCTCGACCGCCTATGCCTATTACCCCGGCAGCAGCGAATACAACGGCGACATGTGGTTCAACGGCTCCGGCGACGACCCGGACATGGGCGACTACGACTGGCACACCATCGGGCATGAGCTGGGCCACGCGCTCGGGCTCAAGCACGGGCAGGAAACCGGGGGCATCGCCGGCGCGATGACCGCGGCGCACGACTCGATGGAATTCTCCATCATGACCTACCGCTCCTATCAGGGTGACCCCCTCGTGGGCGGCTATTCCAACGGCTCGACCAGCTACGCCCAGTCCCTGATGATGTATGACATCGCCGCGATCCAGGAGATGTACGGGGCGAATTTCTCCACCAACAACACCTCCACCACCTACACCTTCTCCACCACCACCGGAGAGATGTCGATCAACGGGGTCGGCCAGGGCGCGCCGCTGGGCAACATCATCTTCCGCACCATCTGGGACGGCAACGGCACGGACACCTACGACCTGTCGAACTACAGCACCGACCTCGATATCGACCTGCGCCCCGGCTACTGGATCGACCTCGACAAGAACGCCAACTTCCAGACCGCCTACCTGGGTGACGGCAACTACGCCCGCGGCAGCATCTTCAACGCCCTGCAGTACAACGGCGACACCCGCTCGCTGATCGAGAACGCCAACGGCGGCTCGGGCGATGACACCATCTACGGCAACGCGGCGAACAACACCCTGCGCGGCAACGCCGGAAATGACCGTGTCGACGGCGGCATGAAGAATTCCACCGTGGGCACCGGCAACGACTACCTCTACGGCGGCAGCGGCAACGACCAGGTCGACGGCGACGACGGCAACGATTACGGCTACGGGGGCAGCGGCTCCGACTATGTCTATGGCGACGAGGGCAGCGACTTCCTCTACGGCGCCGACGACATCTCCGGCAACGGGTCGCTGGCCGGCGATGTGGACAGGCTCTACGGCGGCGCCGACAACGACTACCTGCGCGGCGGCGACAACGTGGACTACCTCTACGGCGGCACGCAGGACGACGAGTTGCGCGGCAACGCCGGCAACGACTACCTCTACGGCGGCGGCGGTGTGGACGAAGCGGACTACTCCCAGGCCACGGGCGCCGTCACGGTGAACCTGGAAACCGGAACCGCCACGGGCGCCGACGGCAACGACGTGCTCGGCACGATCGAGAACATCGAGGGCTCGGGCTACAGCGACACGCTGACCGGAGATTCGAAGAACAACGTGATCCGCGGCGGCGCCGGCTATGACACGATCACGGCCGGCGCGGGCGCCGACACCGTCTACGGCGGTGCCGATGGCGACACGTTCATCGACACCCACACCGGCGGCTCCGCCTTCGACCATTACGACGGCGGCTCCGGCTCCGACACGCTGGTGAGCGACGAGACCTGGGTCGACTCGGTTCTGTTCAGCATCGCCAACGGCGCGATGACCTACAACGGCAGCACCTACGACACCTTCACCGGCATCGAGAACTTCACCCTGGGCGGCGGCGCGGACTTCTACGGCGACGCCAATGCCAACCGGGTGATCATCAACGACACCGGCCCCTCCTCCAGCAACACCATCCTCACCTATGGCGGCAACGACCAGGTCTACTCCGGCATCGGAAACGACTACGTGAGTGCCGGCGACGGCGATTACGACTACGTCTACGAGACCAGCGGCAACGACACGCTCTACGGCGGTGCCGGCGCCTACGACTATCTCAGCTATGCCAACACCGTCGGCGCCGTCCACATCGATGTCGGCGCCAACACCGTCACCGGCGACGGCGGAAACGACTACATCTCCGGCTTCGAGCGCTTCGCCCTGGCGCATGGCGGCTCCAGCTTCGTGGGCACCTCCGGCGCGGAGACCGTCTATGGCGGCACCGGCGACGATGTGATCGACCTGGGCACCGGCGTGGACTACGTCTCCGCCTCGAGCGGCAACGACACGGTCATCGACCGCGACTCGAGCTCGGGCGAATACGCCTACGGCGGCGCGGGGAACGACACCTACGTGAACGATCTCACCTATGTCGACTCGGTGCTCTTCGACATGAGCGCCGGGCAGATGACCTACGCCTCCTCCGTCTACAAGAACTTCTCCAGCTTCGAGAACCTCACCACCGGCGGCGGCGCGGACGTGATCGGCACCAACGGCGCCAACATCATCACCGTGAACGACAACGGCGGCTACAACGAGAACTCCGTCAGCGGCGGCGGCGGCAATGACGTGATCCGCACCAACTCCGGCGATGACCTGCTCTTCGGCGGCGACGGCGTGGACACGCTCTACTCCGGCGCCGGCAACGACATGGCCTACGGCGGCAACCAGGGCGACCTCATCTACGGCGCGAACGGGGATGACTACATCGACGGCGGCGGCCAGTGGGACCGGCTCTACGGCGGCAACGGCAACGACACGCTCGTCGGCGGCTGGGGCAACGACAAGCTGGACGGCGGCACCGGGGACGACCTCCTGGAAGGCAACGGCGGCAGCGACACCTTCATCTTCACCGCGAACTGGGGTGACGACACGATCGTGAACGGCGACTTCACCGCCGGCACCGGCACCGAGGACGTGCTCGACTTCTCCGCCCTCGGCATCACGCTGGCCGATCTCACGATCAGCGTGCTGGCGGGCACGGGCACGCTCATCTCCTACGTCGCCGGCGGCGACAGCGTGGTGCTTGAAGGCGTGAACATGGCGTCGCTGGATTATTCGGACGATTTCGTCTTCGTCTGA
- a CDS encoding calcium-binding protein: MALVRIYDQAARYGTFDDPLPFGGDFLEPALAGAQVTAASATQVTLTSTDEVLLSTTLIGSFTVAADGSVAGGTVDGLRFIWRGVMFQAWNGLGWNYNTLIAAAEASASGSDPDALMRFLSREAYTFEAGFTGAYDDLQASPWDDLVRGTDQSDDIWGLAGNDTIRSGDGGDQVYGGDGDDVLQGGAGADYMFGDAGDDVLRGEGGADNLRGGIGNDRLFGGDDSDLLHGQGGDDILFGGAGKDEIHGDSGNDALYGDAGGDALYGEAGIDRLYGGGGDDQMLGGDGNDLLVGGGGDDGLFGGNANDRLFGGGGGDGLRGEAGNDLLRGGDGDDGLFGGDGTDRLYGGDGGDGLYGGEDGSPDVMYGEAGNDGLYGGSGNDRLYGGLQNDGLYGNGGNDRLYGDAGWDGLYGGDDNDRLYGGSGDDGLFGGAGSDLLSGGAGNDMLVGDAGVDRFDFTGDDFGNDLALTDLTMTYDGGWQGAMTDLLMLDAGATLEVKLVENEELSLLELAFDVVENGAVSGSVRLNVFPPAGGSSEADYTGWLAAAQAALDDAIIT, translated from the coding sequence ATGGCACTCGTTCGCATTTATGACCAGGCGGCCCGCTACGGGACGTTCGACGATCCCTTGCCCTTCGGCGGCGACTTCCTCGAGCCGGCGCTGGCCGGAGCGCAGGTGACCGCGGCCAGCGCGACCCAGGTCACGCTCACCTCCACCGACGAAGTGCTGCTGAGCACGACGCTGATCGGCAGCTTCACCGTTGCGGCGGACGGAAGCGTGGCCGGCGGCACGGTGGACGGGCTGCGCTTCATCTGGCGCGGGGTGATGTTCCAGGCCTGGAACGGCCTCGGCTGGAACTACAACACGCTGATCGCGGCCGCGGAGGCCTCCGCCTCCGGCAGCGATCCGGACGCGCTGATGCGCTTCCTGTCGCGGGAGGCCTACACGTTCGAGGCCGGGTTCACCGGCGCCTACGACGACCTGCAGGCCTCGCCCTGGGATGACCTGGTGCGCGGCACCGACCAGTCCGACGACATCTGGGGCCTTGCCGGCAACGACACGATCCGCAGCGGCGACGGCGGCGACCAGGTCTACGGCGGCGACGGCGACGACGTCCTCCAGGGCGGCGCCGGGGCCGACTACATGTTCGGCGACGCGGGCGACGACGTCCTGCGCGGCGAGGGCGGCGCGGACAACCTGCGCGGCGGCATCGGCAACGACCGGCTGTTCGGCGGCGATGACAGCGACCTGCTGCACGGGCAGGGCGGCGACGACATCCTGTTCGGCGGCGCGGGCAAGGACGAGATCCACGGCGACTCCGGCAATGACGCGCTCTATGGCGATGCGGGGGGCGACGCGCTCTACGGCGAGGCGGGCATCGACCGGCTCTACGGCGGCGGCGGCGACGACCAGATGCTGGGCGGTGACGGCAACGACCTGCTGGTGGGCGGCGGCGGCGATGACGGGCTGTTCGGCGGCAACGCCAATGACCGGCTGTTCGGCGGCGGCGGCGGCGACGGGTTGCGCGGCGAGGCCGGCAACGACCTGCTGCGCGGCGGCGACGGCGACGACGGGTTGTTCGGCGGCGACGGGACCGACCGGCTTTACGGCGGCGACGGCGGCGACGGGCTCTACGGCGGCGAGGACGGCAGCCCGGACGTGATGTACGGCGAGGCGGGCAATGACGGGCTCTACGGCGGCTCGGGCAACGACCGGCTCTACGGCGGCCTGCAGAACGACGGGCTCTACGGCAATGGCGGCAACGACCGGCTCTACGGCGATGCCGGCTGGGACGGGCTTTACGGCGGCGATGACAATGACCGGCTCTACGGCGGCTCCGGCGACGACGGGTTGTTCGGCGGCGCGGGCAGCGACCTGCTGAGCGGCGGGGCGGGCAACGACATGCTGGTGGGCGACGCCGGGGTGGACCGGTTCGACTTCACCGGCGACGATTTCGGCAATGACCTGGCGCTGACCGACCTGACGATGACCTATGACGGCGGCTGGCAGGGCGCGATGACCGACCTGCTGATGCTCGACGCCGGCGCCACGCTGGAGGTGAAGCTGGTGGAGAACGAGGAGCTGTCGCTGCTGGAGCTGGCCTTCGACGTGGTCGAGAACGGCGCGGTGTCGGGCAGCGTGCGGCTCAACGTGTTCCCGCCCGCGGGCGGCAGCAGCGAGGCGGATTACACCGGCTGGCTGGCCGCCGCGCAGGCGGCGCTGGACGACGCCATCATCACCTGA